In the genome of Fulvivirga maritima, one region contains:
- the cas4 gene encoding CRISPR-associated protein Cas4, with product MMSITPSHIIEHLFCPRYTYFEYVLTIPQYEEKFYKAIKGREVHSEKLERNKDYLRKKIGVKEKLQDQYLTNDVLRGKVDEVLLLNDDTMAPLDYKFAEYKDKIYNTYQQQLFCYAVLIEEKFKRPVHKGFIVYTRSKNKLVEVQIKSEDKLLISETIEQIERIINNNYYPKATKFKRRCLNCTYRNICIK from the coding sequence ATGATGTCTATAACGCCTTCACATATTATAGAACATCTTTTTTGCCCTAGATATACTTATTTTGAATATGTACTTACCATACCTCAATATGAAGAGAAATTTTATAAGGCTATAAAGGGTCGTGAGGTTCATAGTGAGAAATTGGAAAGAAATAAAGATTATCTGAGAAAGAAAATAGGTGTTAAAGAAAAGTTGCAGGACCAGTATTTAACTAATGATGTGCTTAGAGGAAAAGTGGATGAGGTGTTACTTTTAAATGATGACACAATGGCTCCTTTAGACTATAAATTTGCAGAGTATAAAGACAAAATTTATAATACCTATCAGCAACAGCTCTTTTGTTATGCCGTATTAATAGAAGAAAAATTTAAAAGGCCAGTGCACAAGGGTTTTATAGTTTATACCCGTTCAAAAAATAAGTTGGTAGAAGTGCAGATTAAAAGTGAGGATAAATTATTAATTAGCGAAACGATTGAACAGATAGAGAGAATTATCAATAATAACTATTATCCGAAAGCTACAAAATTTAAGCGTAGATGCTTAAATTGCACGTATAGGAATATATGTATAAAGTAA
- the cas2 gene encoding CRISPR-associated endonuclease Cas2, with translation MITWVMYDIKKDKPRGKIAKACLHAGLYRVQYSVFLGMLTANQQDTLSLLLEELIDEETDSVYIFPMSKEELNRTVLLGQAFDKEFVTDEIRSLFF, from the coding sequence ATGATTACCTGGGTAATGTATGATATTAAGAAGGACAAACCGAGAGGTAAAATAGCTAAAGCTTGTTTGCATGCGGGACTCTATAGGGTGCAATATTCAGTATTTCTCGGAATGCTTACGGCCAATCAGCAGGATACTTTGAGTTTGCTTCTGGAAGAATTGATAGATGAAGAAACAGATTCAGTATATATTTTTCCCATGTCTAAGGAAGAATTAAATAGGACGGTGCTTTTAGGGCAGGCCTTTGATAAGGAATTTGTTACTGATGAAATAAGATCGCTTTTCTTTTAA